Proteins encoded in a region of the Mercenaria mercenaria strain notata chromosome 1, MADL_Memer_1, whole genome shotgun sequence genome:
- the LOC128549319 gene encoding uncharacterized protein LOC128549319, with amino-acid sequence MAAGGVKETDILSDETFDLLCSVCKKKNKNTEAAKFCVDCRDYYCSICVKFHDDVPALSLHKILDKGQFQPGPGQVLQMVPTERCDKHSHKHVDMYCQNHDDVGCSTCMAVDHKLTPQRTCKHDFGTQSLVEDIIRLVEHTPVYFKINRFGTCIGYKKCLSESQTFELNLLGHLEETDTRKQSKNECYNDSKTQQSTQYSSKKQAASTTQKAEESATRLKSYDGYNNESQKYQSTQSSSKKQAASTTQKAEESATNDSQKYQSTQSSICKLLVLHKSRRECYQVEVL; translated from the exons ATGGCGGCTGGAGGAGTGAAAGAGACTGACATACTTTCCGATGAAACTTTTGATTTACTGTGCTCGGtgtgtaaaaagaaaaacaaaaatacagaagCTGCCAAGTTCTGTGTGGATTGTCGGGATTATTATTGTtcaatttgtgtgaagtttcatgatgACGTTCCTGCTTTATCCTTGCACAAGATTCTGGATAAGGGTCAGTTCCAACCAGGGCCTGGCCAGGTGCTACAAATGGTTCCCACTGAACGCTGTGACAAGCACAGTCATAAACATGTAGACATGTATTGTCAGAACCACGATGATGTTGGCTGTTCTACGTGTATGGCGGTTGATCACAA ATTAACGCCCCAAAGAACATGTAAACATGACTTTGGGACACAAAGTCTTGTTGAAGATATCATACGTCTTGTAGAACATACTCCggtttactttaaaattaataGGTTTGGCACTTGCATAGGGTATAAAAAGTGTTTGTCAGAAAGCCAGACATTCG AACTTAATCTTTTAGGTCATTTAGAGGAGACTGATACCAGGAAACAGTCTAAAAATGAATGTTATAATGATAGTAAAACACAACAAAGTACACAATATAGCAGTAAGAAGCAAGCTGCCAGTACTACACAAAAAGCAGAAGAGAGTGCTACCAGGCTGAAGTCTTATGACGGATATAATAATGAAAGTCAAAAGTATCAAAGTACTCAAAGTAGCAGTAAGAAGCAAGCTGCCAGTACTACACAAAAAGCAGAAGAGAGTGCTACCAATGATAGTCAAAAGTATCAAAGTACACAAAGCAGTATATGCAAGCTGTTAGTGCTACACAAAAGCAGAAGAGAGTGCTACCAGGTTGAAGTCTTATGA
- the LOC123528924 gene encoding countin-1-like yields the protein MKGFLALAVSVILLAHPLIGLKLPSLKTDLKVIKQDFIQPVVQAERVGLDKCKTCIDFAGQALNQLLNIILQGGVIGGCADLCNALASKTSPAIGTVCNLLCDIVGVEEFIKIIQKADLDPIYYCELIPVCPINDNGDASFTSFTATPKSGPQGTFALDFAYTSKNGTGTGEISLEVDTVDGIPLGQSFYHALAQAGDYNGEFQLNAKPDPNCDPSQGPCEQWLAGDYTVKIAICNGECGSKHPHSQIYDETTTTFTITQ from the exons ATGAAG GGATTTTTAGCACTCGCCGTATCGGTTATATTGCTGGCCCATCCATTGATTGGGTTGAAATTACCTTCATTAAAGACGGACTTAAAGGTTATTAAACAAGATTTCATCCAGCCAGTCGTTCAAGCAGAAAGAGTCGGTCTTGACAAATGTAAAACTTGCATCGACTTTGCAGGGCAGGCATTAAACCAGCTCCTTAACATTATCTTAC AGGGCGGCGTTATCGGTGGCTGTGCAGATTTGTGCAATGCTCTAGCATCCAAGACGTCACCGGCGATTGGAACCGTTTGTAACCTACTGTGTGATATCGTCGGCGTTgaagaatttatcaaaattatacaaaa agCTGATCTTGACCCTATTTATTATTGTGAGCTGATTCCAGTCTGCCCCATCAACGACAATGGTGACGCATCTTTCACTTCATTTACAGCCACACCAAAATCCGGACCTCAAG GTACATTTGCTTTAGACTTTGCTTACACATCCAAGAACGGTACAGGCACTGGCGAAATTTCTCTTGAAGTCGACACAGTCGACGGTATTCCACTGG GTCAAAGTTTCTACCACGCACTAGCCCAAGCAGGTGATTACAATGGCGAATTTCAGTTAAATGCCAAGCCTGATCCCAACTGTGATCCATCGCAAGGTCCTTGTGAACAATGGCTGGCTGGAGATTACACTGTCAAAATAG caatatgTAACGGAGAATGCGGCAGCAAACATCCACACAGCCAGATCTACGATGAGACGACAACAACTTTCACCATCACTCAATAG